From one Comamonas piscis genomic stretch:
- the xdhA gene encoding xanthine dehydrogenase small subunit, protein MSPMTAPQAIRFYHQGRITEVEGLAPTRSVLDWLREDARCTGTKEGCNEGDCGACTVMLAELAEPGDPQAVQGLKLQTVNACIQLLPSLHGKALFTVEDMKTSCRPKDAGQPCSALHPVQQAMVDCHGSQCGFCTPGFVVSLWSVYERQQAQQGAAPTRQQLADALSGNLCRCTGYRPILDAGQQMLDLPARQLDAAPVVTALQSLRSDADWSYAYRPISGQPQHFHAPASIDSLAQLRAALPDARLIGGTTDVALWINKQFRPLGDLIAVGRVAELRRIQERDGMLCIGAGASLEAAWAALAQRFPALTEVWLRFASPPVRHAGTMGGNVANGSPIGDAPPVLMALDAEIELRLGERLRRMPLTDFYVDYMKNQLEPGEWVQGLRVPLAVQARQVRAYKISKRFDCDISALCAGFSLQLDARGQVETVRLAFGGMAATVRRAAKAEAALLGQAWTAQAVQRAQAALAEDFQPMSDMRASAAYRLKVAQNLLQRLWLETRADAPLAADATSVWAAMPHLVSSAQAPEAAATGA, encoded by the coding sequence ATGAGCCCCATGACCGCCCCACAAGCCATCCGTTTCTACCACCAAGGCCGTATCACCGAAGTTGAAGGCCTGGCCCCCACACGCAGTGTGCTGGACTGGCTGCGCGAGGACGCGCGCTGCACGGGCACCAAGGAAGGCTGCAACGAAGGCGATTGCGGCGCCTGCACGGTGATGCTGGCCGAGCTGGCGGAGCCGGGCGATCCGCAGGCCGTGCAAGGCCTCAAGCTGCAGACCGTCAATGCCTGCATCCAGCTGCTGCCCAGCCTGCATGGCAAGGCGCTGTTCACCGTCGAGGACATGAAGACCAGCTGCCGGCCCAAGGATGCCGGCCAGCCCTGCAGCGCGCTGCACCCGGTGCAGCAGGCCATGGTGGACTGCCATGGCTCGCAATGCGGCTTTTGCACCCCTGGTTTTGTGGTGTCGCTGTGGTCTGTGTATGAGCGGCAGCAGGCACAGCAGGGTGCCGCGCCCACGCGCCAGCAGCTGGCCGATGCACTGAGCGGCAACCTCTGCCGCTGCACCGGCTACCGGCCCATTCTGGACGCCGGCCAGCAGATGCTGGACTTGCCCGCCCGCCAGCTGGATGCAGCGCCGGTGGTGACTGCCTTGCAGTCGCTGCGCAGCGATGCCGACTGGAGCTATGCCTACCGCCCCATCAGCGGCCAGCCCCAGCACTTCCATGCGCCGGCCAGCATCGACAGCCTGGCCCAGCTGCGCGCCGCGCTGCCTGATGCCCGCCTGATCGGCGGCACCACCGATGTGGCCTTGTGGATCAACAAGCAGTTCCGGCCGCTGGGCGATTTGATTGCGGTTGGCCGGGTGGCGGAGCTGCGCCGCATCCAAGAGCGCGATGGCATGCTCTGCATTGGCGCGGGCGCCTCGCTGGAGGCCGCCTGGGCCGCGCTGGCCCAGCGCTTTCCGGCGCTGACGGAGGTCTGGCTGCGCTTTGCATCGCCCCCCGTGCGCCATGCCGGCACCATGGGCGGCAATGTGGCCAATGGCTCGCCGATTGGCGATGCCCCGCCGGTGCTGATGGCGCTGGATGCCGAGATCGAGCTGCGCCTGGGCGAGCGCCTGCGGCGCATGCCGCTGACCGATTTTTATGTGGACTACATGAAGAACCAGCTGGAGCCCGGCGAGTGGGTGCAGGGCCTGCGGGTGCCGCTGGCGGTGCAGGCACGCCAGGTGCGGGCCTACAAGATCAGCAAGCGCTTTGACTGCGACATCTCGGCGCTGTGCGCGGGCTTCTCGCTGCAGCTGGATGCCCGGGGCCAGGTGGAGACCGTGCGCCTGGCCTTTGGCGGCATGGCGGCCACGGTGCGCCGCGCCGCCAAGGCCGAAGCTGCGCTGCTGGGCCAGGCCTGGACGGCGCAGGCCGTGCAGCGCGCCCAGGCAGCGCTGGCGGAAGACTTTCAACCGATGAGCGATATGCGGGCGAGCGCGGCCTACCGCCTCAAGGTGGCGCAGAACCTGCTGCAGCGCCTGTGGCTGGAGACCCGGGCCGATGCTCCGTTGGCTGCCGATGCCACCAGTGTCTGGGCCGCCATGCCGCACCTGGTCAGCAGCGCCCAGGCCCCAGAGGCCGCAGCCACAGGAGCCTGA
- a CDS encoding YbhB/YbcL family Raf kinase inhibitor-like protein produces the protein MQLSSHSFQDGQAIPGEFAFAVPDATAHVLLSTNRNPQLAWRDVPAGTQSFVIVCHDPDVPSRGDDVNQEGRTVPADLPRVDFYHWLLLDIPATTTEIAAGAHSDGITAHGKPGPEAPQGLRHGINDYTGWFAGDAQMQGQYYGYDGPCPPWNDSLVHHYVFTVYALATPTLAIEGELTGARVRAALAQASVLGQASITGLYSLNPAVPAV, from the coding sequence ATGCAGCTCAGCAGCCACAGCTTCCAAGACGGCCAGGCGATTCCTGGCGAGTTCGCTTTTGCCGTGCCCGATGCGACAGCCCATGTCTTGCTGTCGACCAACCGCAATCCGCAACTGGCCTGGCGCGATGTGCCGGCCGGCACGCAGTCCTTTGTCATCGTCTGCCATGACCCGGATGTGCCCAGCCGGGGCGACGATGTGAACCAGGAAGGCCGCACGGTGCCAGCCGACCTGCCCCGGGTGGATTTCTACCACTGGCTGCTGCTGGATATTCCGGCCACCACCACCGAGATCGCCGCCGGCGCGCATTCGGATGGCATCACCGCCCATGGCAAGCCCGGCCCGGAGGCGCCCCAGGGCCTGCGCCATGGCATCAACGACTACACCGGCTGGTTTGCCGGTGATGCGCAAATGCAAGGCCAGTACTACGGCTATGACGGCCCTTGCCCACCGTGGAACGACAGCCTGGTACACCACTATGTGTTCACGGTGTATGCGCTGGCCACGCCGACCCTGGCCATCGAGGGCGAACTGACCGGCGCCCGGGTGCGCGCGGCCTTGGCCCAGGCCTCCGTGCTGGGCCAGGCCAGCATCACCGGCTTGTACAGCCTGAACCCTGCGGTCCCTGCCGTTTAA
- a CDS encoding NCS2 family permease yields MSALDRYFKLGEHGTTVRTEVLAGITTFLTMAYIMFVNPSILGDAGMPKGSVFVATCLIAALGSVLMGLYANYPIAVAPGMGLNAYFAYVVVLGMGYTWQAALGAVFVSGCLFLLVTIFRIRDQIINGIPPSIRVAITVGIGLFLALIALKSAGVVVESKATLVTLGDLHSPSVILFTLGFFLIVVLDRLRVPGAILIGILAVTVASFIFGGNQFQGVFSAPPSIAPTFLQLDIKTALSTGFLNVVLVFFLVELFDATGTLMGVAKRAGLLVPGKMERFHRSLLADSGAIFAGSLLGTSSATAYVESASGVQAGGRTGLTAVTVAVLFLACLFIAPLAGSVPAYATAPALLFVACLMLKELTEVDWADTTEAIPAAITAVMMPFTYSIANGLAFGFISYAAIKLFTGRAREVHWMVWIIAALFVFKFAYIGGH; encoded by the coding sequence ATGAGCGCGCTGGACAGATACTTCAAGCTCGGAGAGCACGGCACGACGGTGCGGACCGAGGTGCTGGCGGGGATCACCACCTTTTTGACGATGGCCTACATCATGTTCGTCAATCCCTCCATCCTGGGGGATGCGGGCATGCCCAAGGGCTCGGTGTTTGTGGCCACCTGCCTGATAGCGGCGCTGGGCTCGGTGCTGATGGGCTTGTATGCCAACTACCCGATTGCGGTGGCGCCCGGCATGGGGCTGAACGCCTATTTTGCGTATGTGGTGGTGCTGGGCATGGGCTACACCTGGCAGGCGGCGCTGGGAGCCGTGTTTGTCTCGGGCTGCCTGTTTTTGCTGGTCACCATTTTTCGCATCCGCGACCAGATCATCAACGGCATACCGCCTTCCATCCGCGTGGCCATCACCGTCGGTATCGGTCTCTTTCTGGCGCTGATTGCGCTCAAGAGCGCCGGTGTGGTGGTGGAATCCAAGGCTACTTTGGTGACCTTGGGGGATCTGCATTCGCCGTCGGTGATTCTGTTCACGCTGGGCTTTTTCCTGATCGTGGTGCTGGACCGGCTGCGGGTACCTGGCGCTATCTTGATCGGCATTCTGGCCGTCACTGTCGCCTCGTTCATCTTTGGCGGCAACCAGTTCCAGGGCGTGTTCTCGGCGCCACCGTCGATTGCGCCGACCTTCCTGCAGCTCGATATCAAGACCGCGCTGTCCACCGGTTTTCTGAACGTGGTGCTGGTGTTCTTTCTGGTGGAGCTGTTTGACGCCACCGGCACCTTGATGGGCGTGGCCAAGCGCGCCGGCCTCTTGGTGCCCGGCAAGATGGAGCGCTTTCACCGTTCGCTGCTGGCCGACAGTGGCGCGATCTTTGCCGGCTCGCTGCTGGGTACGTCCAGCGCAACCGCCTATGTCGAGAGCGCCTCGGGTGTGCAAGCCGGTGGCCGCACGGGCCTGACCGCCGTGACAGTTGCCGTGCTGTTCCTGGCCTGCTTGTTTATCGCGCCGCTGGCCGGCTCGGTGCCCGCTTACGCCACCGCACCCGCGCTGCTGTTTGTGGCCTGCCTGATGCTCAAGGAGCTGACCGAGGTGGACTGGGCCGATACCACCGAGGCGATTCCCGCCGCGATCACCGCCGTGATGATGCCCTTTACCTACTCCATCGCCAACGGCCTGGCCTTTGGTTTTATCTCCTACGCGGCCATCAAGCTGTTCACCGGCCGCGCCCGCGAGGTGCACTGGATGGTCTGGATCATTGCAGCGCTGTTCGTATTCAAGTTTGCTTATATCGGCGGACATTGA
- a CDS encoding L-lactate permease, protein MVWQQIYNPVGNMVLSTLLAALPVVVMLVGLGFLHLKAHIAAGAGLVCALLIAILVYGMPADMAGRAAVYGGLTGLLPIGWIVLNIIFLHQLTEQNGSFKILQDSIAGITEDRRIQLLLIAFAFGAFFEGAAGFGTPVAVTAAILIGLGFSPLAASGLSLIANTAPVAFGALGTPVITLAKVHGYDLMEVTAMVGRQLPFFSVLVPFWLIWAFAGRKAMVEIWPAILVTGLSFAIPQYLVSNFIGPELVDIIAAIVSMACLIGFLRVWQPKNIWRSTSLKSRDTSEDTTAKPRAVVAHARADVIRAWTPWAILTVFVFIWGLPPVKAALNGLFAPSFPMTGLHNMIEKVPPVVPQPTKEGAVYVLNLLSATGTGILLSAIVGGLVMKYSPLGLIKQFFKTIWLVRFSLLTIVLMLALGTLTRYSGTDTTLGLAFANTGVFYPFFGTMMGWLGVALTGSDTASNVLFGGMQKVAAEQLGLSPNLMGAANSSGGVMGKMIDAQSIVVASTATRWFNHEGDILRYVFFHSVALATLVGIFVTLQAYVYPFTLMVVK, encoded by the coding sequence ATGGTTTGGCAACAGATCTACAACCCGGTAGGCAATATGGTGCTCTCCACCTTGCTGGCGGCGCTGCCAGTGGTAGTGATGCTGGTGGGGCTAGGGTTTCTCCACCTCAAGGCGCATATTGCGGCAGGGGCAGGCCTGGTCTGCGCACTGCTCATTGCGATTCTGGTCTATGGCATGCCGGCGGATATGGCAGGCCGTGCGGCGGTCTATGGCGGGCTCACAGGGCTGCTGCCGATTGGCTGGATCGTGCTCAACATCATCTTCTTGCACCAGCTGACGGAGCAGAACGGCAGCTTCAAGATCCTGCAGGACTCGATTGCCGGCATCACCGAGGACCGGCGCATCCAGCTGTTGCTGATCGCCTTTGCCTTTGGCGCCTTTTTTGAAGGTGCAGCAGGCTTTGGCACGCCGGTGGCGGTCACGGCGGCGATTCTGATCGGCCTGGGTTTTTCACCGCTGGCGGCCTCGGGCCTGTCGCTGATTGCCAATACCGCGCCGGTCGCCTTCGGCGCGCTGGGCACACCGGTGATCACCCTGGCCAAGGTCCATGGCTATGACCTGATGGAGGTGACCGCGATGGTGGGCCGCCAGCTGCCCTTTTTCTCGGTGCTGGTGCCCTTCTGGCTGATCTGGGCCTTTGCCGGCCGCAAGGCGATGGTGGAAATCTGGCCTGCCATCCTGGTCACCGGCCTGTCGTTCGCGATCCCGCAGTACCTGGTGTCCAACTTCATTGGTCCGGAGCTGGTGGACATCATTGCCGCCATCGTATCGATGGCCTGCCTGATCGGCTTCCTGCGCGTATGGCAGCCCAAGAACATCTGGCGCAGCACCTCGCTCAAGAGCCGCGATACCAGCGAGGACACGACTGCTAAACCACGCGCCGTGGTGGCGCATGCCCGCGCCGATGTGATCCGAGCCTGGACGCCCTGGGCCATCCTGACCGTGTTTGTGTTCATCTGGGGCCTGCCTCCGGTCAAGGCCGCGCTCAACGGCCTGTTTGCACCGTCCTTCCCGATGACCGGCCTGCACAATATGATCGAGAAGGTGCCGCCCGTCGTGCCCCAGCCCACCAAGGAAGGTGCGGTCTATGTGCTCAACCTGCTATCGGCCACAGGTACCGGCATTCTGCTGTCGGCCATCGTCGGCGGCCTGGTGATGAAGTACAGCCCGCTGGGCCTCATCAAGCAGTTCTTCAAGACGATCTGGCTGGTGCGCTTTTCGCTGTTGACGATTGTGCTGATGCTGGCCCTGGGCACCCTCACCCGCTACTCCGGCACCGACACCACCCTGGGCCTGGCCTTTGCCAACACCGGCGTGTTCTACCCCTTCTTTGGCACGATGATGGGCTGGCTGGGCGTGGCGCTGACGGGTTCGGACACAGCATCAAACGTGCTGTTTGGCGGCATGCAGAAGGTCGCTGCCGAGCAGCTGGGCCTGTCGCCCAACCTGATGGGCGCGGCCAACAGCTCGGGCGGCGTGATGGGCAAGATGATCGATGCCCAGTCCATCGTCGTGGCCTCCACCGCCACCCGCTGGTTCAACCATGAGGGCGACATCCTGCGCTATGTGTTCTTCCATTCGGTCGCGCTGGCCACCTTGGTGGGCATCTTTGTCACCTTGCAGGCCTATGTCTACCCCTTCACCTTGATGGTGGTGAAGTAA
- a CDS encoding heavy metal-binding domain-containing protein, with protein MIVTTTPSIEGKRISRYCGIVNGEAILGANFFKDWFAGIRDIVGGRSGTYEKELQKARDIALTELQERAKALGANAVVGIDLDYEVLGKDNGMLMVSASGTAVVVD; from the coding sequence ATGATCGTCACGACCACACCCAGCATTGAAGGCAAGCGCATCAGCCGCTACTGCGGCATCGTCAATGGCGAGGCTATCTTGGGCGCCAACTTTTTCAAGGACTGGTTTGCCGGCATCCGCGACATCGTCGGCGGCCGCTCGGGCACCTACGAGAAAGAGCTGCAAAAGGCCAGAGACATTGCACTGACCGAGCTGCAGGAGCGCGCCAAGGCGCTGGGCGCCAATGCCGTCGTCGGCATCGACCTGGACTATGAAGTGCTGGGCAAGGACAACGGCATGCTGATGGTCTCCGCCAGCGGCACCGCCGTCGTGGTTGATTAA
- a CDS encoding lytic murein transglycosylase encodes MRQLATAASLGLAAFAVFAQTSAPQEPPNLSEAEFQSCLSELRSSKAFAAITPATFSQYTGQLQPDATVLPLLNRQPEFTMPVWDYIAVLVDEQRVAEGRAAYAKWKDTLDKIEQSTGVSPQIVIGVWGVESNFGQNLGGRSLVQSLGTLSCFGRRQAYFRGEFASALRILQEGHIAESKLVGSWAGAFGQTQFMPSTFFRSAVDFDGDGRRDIVDSVPDALASTATFLKNAGYRPGQPWGFEVKLPGGFSTADAGRKNKKPLAFWRSAGVTLVNGDPLPDSLPSAGLMIPAAGGPAFLVGRNFDALYSYNASENYGLAIAQLSNLVADTQQSQISFVTPWPTDDLGLSRAQNKELQQALLTRGYAIGEPDGMIGAKTREAIKAEQNRLGMKADGRAGQKLLRALAN; translated from the coding sequence ATGCGCCAGCTCGCCACCGCCGCCAGCCTGGGCCTTGCCGCCTTCGCCGTTTTTGCCCAAACCAGCGCACCGCAAGAGCCGCCGAATCTGAGCGAGGCCGAGTTCCAGTCCTGCCTGAGCGAGCTGCGCAGCAGCAAGGCCTTTGCCGCCATCACCCCCGCCACCTTCAGCCAGTACACCGGGCAGCTCCAGCCCGATGCGACCGTGCTGCCCCTGCTCAACCGCCAGCCGGAGTTCACGATGCCCGTCTGGGATTACATCGCCGTGCTGGTCGATGAGCAGCGCGTGGCCGAAGGCCGCGCCGCCTATGCCAAGTGGAAGGACACCCTGGACAAGATCGAACAGAGCACGGGCGTATCCCCGCAGATCGTCATCGGCGTCTGGGGCGTGGAGAGCAACTTCGGCCAGAACCTGGGCGGCCGCTCCCTGGTGCAGTCGCTCGGCACCTTGTCCTGCTTTGGCCGCCGCCAGGCTTACTTCCGGGGTGAGTTCGCCAGCGCGCTGCGTATTCTGCAAGAAGGCCATATTGCCGAATCCAAGCTGGTGGGCTCCTGGGCCGGTGCCTTTGGCCAGACCCAGTTTATGCCCTCCACCTTCTTCCGCAGCGCTGTGGACTTTGACGGCGATGGGCGCCGCGACATCGTCGACAGCGTGCCCGATGCGCTGGCCTCGACCGCCACCTTTTTGAAGAACGCCGGCTACCGCCCGGGCCAGCCCTGGGGCTTTGAGGTGAAGCTGCCCGGCGGGTTCAGCACGGCAGATGCCGGCCGCAAGAACAAAAAGCCGCTCGCCTTCTGGCGCTCGGCCGGTGTCACCCTGGTCAATGGCGATCCGCTGCCGGATTCGCTGCCATCGGCTGGCCTGATGATTCCCGCCGCCGGTGGCCCGGCCTTCCTGGTGGGGCGCAATTTTGATGCGCTCTACAGCTACAACGCCTCGGAAAACTATGGCCTGGCCATTGCCCAGCTGTCCAATCTGGTGGCCGACACCCAGCAAAGCCAGATCAGCTTTGTCACCCCTTGGCCGACCGATGACCTGGGCCTGTCGCGCGCCCAGAACAAGGAGCTGCAGCAGGCGCTGCTGACCCGGGGTTATGCGATTGGCGAGCCCGATGGAATGATCGGGGCCAAGACGCGTGAGGCCATCAAGGCCGAGCAAAACCGCCTGGGCATGAAGGCCGATGGCCGCGCCGGCCAAAAGCTGCTGCGCGCGCTCGCCAACTGA
- the xdhB gene encoding xanthine dehydrogenase molybdopterin binding subunit, which translates to MNTSIPKHVLAGAEAFADYRDNQKARIDVAQEAKARQQGHQVGISRSHESAAWHVAGEAAYIDDMPELAGSLHCALGLSPVAHGRLLSLDLDALRAQPGVVAVLTAADIPGVNDCGSIIHDDPILCDGEIRYLGQPMFAVLARDRQTARRVAALARKLAKVEEAEPVLTPQQAHALGQYVVPPMQLLRETDTGGAPQAIAQAPHRLQGTWEVGGQEQFYLEGQISYAIPKEGGAMHVLCSTQHPSEMQHLVAHALGVQAHAVHVECRRMGGGFGGKESQSALFACVAAVAARKLGRPVKLRLDRDDDFMVTGRRHCFWYEYDIGYDEAGRILGAEVTMVSRAGHSADLSAPVMTRALCHFDNAYWLPNVRMRGFMGKTNTQSNTAFRGFGGPQGAIVMENILDGIARQLGKDALDVRRANFYAKDSGQCTPYGQEVDDNIIHELVEQLEARSDYRARRAQVEAFNASSPVLKRGLALTPVKFGISFNVKHFNQAGALVHVYNDGSILVNHGGTEMGQGLNTKVAQVVAHELGVAFERVRVTATDTTKVANTSATAASTGTDLNGKAAQDAARQIRERLAACLAAQHGADPASVRFVNDEVHCAGQTLGFAALVKQAYLERVQLWSDGFYATPGLSWDGAAMRGRPFFYFAYGAAVSEVVVDSLTGESKLLRADVIHDVGQSLNPAVDIGQVEGAFIQGMGWLTMEQLVWHPKTGALMTHAPSTYKIPTANDCPPVLNVQLFDGANPHDSIHRSKAVGEPPLLLPFSVFFAIRDAVAATGATGCCPPLRAPATAEAVLDAIAAVQTRL; encoded by the coding sequence ATGAACACCTCCATCCCCAAGCATGTACTGGCTGGCGCCGAAGCCTTTGCCGATTACCGCGACAACCAGAAGGCGCGCATCGATGTGGCGCAGGAAGCCAAGGCCCGCCAGCAGGGCCACCAGGTCGGCATCAGCCGCAGCCATGAGTCTGCCGCCTGGCATGTGGCCGGTGAGGCCGCCTACATCGATGACATGCCCGAGCTGGCCGGCAGCCTGCACTGCGCACTGGGCCTGTCGCCCGTGGCCCATGGCCGTTTGCTGTCGCTGGATCTGGACGCGCTGCGCGCCCAGCCCGGTGTGGTGGCGGTGCTGACGGCGGCCGATATTCCCGGCGTCAATGACTGCGGCTCCATCATCCATGACGACCCCATCCTCTGCGATGGCGAGATCCGCTACCTGGGCCAGCCGATGTTTGCAGTGCTGGCCCGCGACCGGCAAACCGCACGGCGCGTGGCCGCACTGGCCCGCAAGCTGGCCAAGGTGGAAGAGGCCGAGCCGGTGCTGACGCCGCAGCAGGCCCATGCGCTGGGCCAGTATGTGGTGCCGCCGATGCAGCTGCTGCGCGAGACCGATACCGGCGGCGCCCCCCAAGCCATTGCCCAGGCCCCGCACCGCTTGCAGGGGACCTGGGAGGTGGGCGGCCAGGAGCAGTTCTACTTGGAAGGCCAGATCAGCTATGCGATCCCCAAGGAGGGCGGCGCCATGCATGTGCTGTGCTCCACCCAGCACCCCAGCGAGATGCAGCACTTGGTGGCGCATGCGCTGGGGGTGCAGGCCCATGCAGTGCATGTGGAATGCCGGCGCATGGGCGGAGGCTTTGGCGGCAAGGAATCCCAATCAGCGCTGTTTGCCTGCGTGGCAGCGGTGGCGGCGCGCAAGCTGGGCCGGCCCGTCAAGCTGCGGCTGGACCGCGACGATGACTTTATGGTCACCGGCCGGCGCCATTGCTTTTGGTACGAGTACGACATTGGCTATGACGAGGCCGGCCGCATTCTGGGCGCCGAGGTGACCATGGTGTCGCGGGCCGGGCATTCGGCCGATCTGTCGGCGCCGGTGATGACCCGTGCGCTCTGCCACTTCGACAATGCCTACTGGCTGCCCAATGTGCGCATGCGCGGCTTTATGGGCAAGACCAATACCCAGAGCAATACCGCCTTTCGCGGCTTTGGCGGGCCGCAGGGCGCGATCGTGATGGAGAACATCCTGGACGGCATCGCGCGGCAGCTGGGCAAGGATGCGCTCGATGTGCGCCGCGCCAACTTCTATGCCAAGGACAGCGGGCAGTGCACGCCCTACGGCCAAGAGGTCGACGACAACATCATCCATGAACTGGTGGAGCAGCTGGAGGCGCGCAGCGACTACCGCGCCCGTCGCGCGCAGGTGGAGGCCTTCAATGCGAGCAGCCCGGTGCTCAAGCGCGGCCTGGCGCTGACCCCCGTCAAGTTCGGCATCTCCTTCAACGTCAAGCATTTCAACCAGGCCGGCGCGCTGGTCCATGTCTACAACGATGGCTCCATCCTGGTCAACCACGGCGGCACGGAGATGGGCCAGGGCCTGAACACCAAGGTGGCCCAGGTGGTGGCGCATGAGCTGGGCGTGGCCTTTGAGCGGGTGCGGGTGACCGCCACCGACACGACCAAGGTGGCCAACACCTCCGCCACCGCCGCATCGACCGGTACCGACCTGAACGGCAAGGCCGCGCAAGATGCAGCGCGCCAGATCCGCGAGCGCCTGGCCGCCTGCCTGGCGGCCCAGCATGGGGCGGACCCGGCATCGGTGCGCTTTGTGAACGACGAGGTGCACTGTGCCGGCCAGACCTTGGGCTTTGCCGCGCTGGTCAAGCAGGCCTATCTGGAGCGGGTGCAGCTCTGGTCCGACGGCTTTTATGCGACGCCTGGCCTGTCTTGGGACGGGGCAGCGATGCGCGGTCGGCCCTTCTTTTACTTTGCCTACGGCGCGGCCGTCAGCGAGGTGGTGGTGGACAGCTTGACGGGCGAGAGCAAGCTGCTCCGCGCCGATGTGATCCATGATGTGGGCCAGTCGCTGAACCCGGCCGTGGACATTGGCCAGGTGGAGGGCGCCTTTATCCAGGGCATGGGCTGGCTCACGATGGAGCAGCTGGTCTGGCACCCCAAGACGGGGGCCTTGATGACCCATGCCCCCAGCACCTACAAGATCCCGACCGCCAACGACTGCCCGCCGGTGCTGAATGTGCAGCTGTTTGACGGCGCCAACCCGCATGACAGCATCCACCGCAGCAAGGCGGTGGGTGAGCCGCCGCTGCTGCTGCCGTTCTCGGTGTTCTTTGCGATCCGCGATGCGGTGGCTGCTACCGGCGCGACCGGCTGCTGCCCGCCGTTGCGGGCACCCGCTACGGCCGAGGCGGTGCTGGACGCCATCGCGGCCGTGCAGACAAGACTTTGA